The Deltaproteobacteria bacterium sequence CGAAAGAGATCAGCAGCAAAGAGGGCTGCCTCGTCGCCGCCTGTTCCCGCCCGAATCTCGAGCAGGACGTTCTTGTCGTCGTTCGGATCCCGTGGAAGGAGAAGGATCCGTATGAGATTCTCCTTCTCAGCACGGCGTGCCTCCAGGGCCTCGACCTCTGCCTTGGCCATCTCACGGATCTGAGGGTCCGCATCCTCCATAAGGGCGCGGCTGTCCTGGAGTTCGGCCAGGATCGCACGATGCTCTCGGTAGGCGGAGACAATAGGTGAGAGGTCCGCATGTTCCTTGGCGAGCCGCTGGTACTCCTGCTGATCATGGAGGACCTCCGGATCTCCCATCCGGGACTCGATCTCGAGATATCTTTTCTCGAGCTCCCGAAGCCTTTCAAACATGGACGCAGATTATTTGGATGCGGTCTTGCCGTACTTTCGCTGGAATCTCTCCACCCGGCCGGCAGTATCCACGAGTTTCTGCTTTCCGGTAAAGAACGGGTGGCAATTGGAGCAGATCTCGACCCGGATTTCTTCCTTAGTCGAGCCCACCTCGAAT is a genomic window containing:
- the rpmE gene encoding 50S ribosomal protein L31 produces the protein MKKDIHPPYYMAKVRCACGNEFEVGSTKEEIRVEICSNCHPFFTGKQKLVDTAGRVERFQRKYGKTASK